A portion of the Paenibacillus hamazuiensis genome contains these proteins:
- a CDS encoding NAD(P)-dependent oxidoreductase: MAASLSAEHTAVGFIGIGVMGKSMARNLMKKGYPVHVYSRTKAKAEDLVTEGAVWHASPAEVARQANAIITMVGYPRDVEEVYLGADGIVAAARPGSYLIDMTTSSPTLARRIYEEAGRRGLHALDAPVSGGDVGAREARLSIMVGGDREAFDAALPVFEAMGTNIVYQGVAGAGQHTKMCNQIAIASNMMGVCEALAYAEQAGLDPATVLRSIETGAAGSWSLSNLGPRMIAGNFEPGFYVKHFIKDMGIALESAEEMGLDTHGLRLAKSLYERLAAGGEENSGTQALYKMYKRD; this comes from the coding sequence ATGGCAGCAAGTTTGTCCGCAGAACATACGGCAGTCGGGTTTATCGGGATTGGGGTGATGGGCAAAAGCATGGCCCGGAACCTGATGAAGAAAGGATATCCGGTTCATGTGTACAGCCGGACGAAAGCGAAGGCGGAGGATCTGGTTACGGAGGGCGCGGTTTGGCATGCGTCTCCGGCGGAGGTCGCCAGGCAGGCGAACGCAATCATTACGATGGTCGGCTACCCGCGCGACGTCGAGGAGGTATACCTCGGAGCCGACGGCATCGTTGCGGCAGCCCGTCCCGGTTCGTATCTGATCGATATGACCACATCGAGTCCGACGCTTGCGCGGCGGATTTATGAGGAAGCCGGTCGAAGGGGGCTGCACGCGCTTGATGCGCCGGTTTCAGGCGGTGACGTCGGAGCGAGGGAGGCCCGGCTGTCCATTATGGTCGGCGGCGACCGGGAGGCGTTTGACGCGGCGCTGCCCGTTTTCGAGGCGATGGGCACAAACATCGTCTATCAGGGAGTGGCCGGCGCCGGACAGCATACGAAAATGTGCAATCAAATCGCGATCGCCTCGAACATGATGGGCGTCTGCGAGGCGCTCGCTTACGCAGAGCAGGCGGGACTCGACCCGGCGACGGTGCTGCGGAGCATCGAAACCGGGGCGGCGGGAAGCTGGTCGCTCAGCAACCTTGGACCGCGCATGATCGCCGGCAACTTCGAGCCCGGATTTTATGTGAAGCACTTTATTAAAGACATGGGAATCGCTTTGGAATCGGCGGAGGAGATGGGGCTGGACACGCACGGGCTGCGGCTCGCGAAATCGCTCTACGAGCGGCTGGCGGCAGGCGGGGAGGAAAACAGCGGCACGCAGGCGCTTTATAAAATGTACAAGCGAGACTGA
- a CDS encoding MarR family winged helix-turn-helix transcriptional regulator: MPDSKHTIPRWVSLIYRYGQMYIGERLKHYGIGKGQYIFLNALYREDGLSQEELSRYLKIDKGTTAKALKKLEQQGYVTRKVSDRDKRSYQLFLTEKALGIKEEVRGVLTDWRNMLSYGFSEEEKQLVLSLLERMGDNASRFIDGDMAETSADLTKESGDRS; the protein is encoded by the coding sequence TTGCCCGATTCCAAACATACGATACCGCGCTGGGTCTCCCTTATTTACCGGTACGGGCAAATGTATATCGGCGAGCGGCTGAAGCATTACGGCATCGGCAAAGGGCAGTATATTTTTCTCAATGCGTTGTACCGCGAAGACGGCTTGAGCCAGGAAGAGCTTTCCCGGTACCTCAAAATCGATAAAGGGACGACGGCGAAGGCGCTCAAAAAATTGGAGCAGCAAGGTTACGTGACCCGCAAAGTCAGCGACCGTGACAAAAGATCGTATCAGCTTTTTTTGACCGAGAAAGCGCTCGGCATTAAAGAGGAAGTCCGGGGAGTGCTTACCGATTGGAGAAATATGTTATCCTACGGCTTTTCCGAGGAGGAGAAGCAGCTCGTTCTGTCCCTTCTGGAGCGGATGGGCGACAACGCATCGCGTTTCATCGACGGCGATATGGCTGAAACTTCCGCCGACTTAACGAAAGAAAGCGGTGACCGCAGTTGA
- a CDS encoding extracellular solute-binding protein produces MIVKNWRGAARITFLAAAVSITGCSQGAPGTTGNVPTAKETPAGQPVKISIMAALHTPEVPSDAIRKVLEQKTNTQLDIQFVPNGSYEEKFRAALATGALPQVSFVNQASFITLRDAVKNQQFWEIGPYLKDYPNLSKLNPDVLKNMSVEGKLYSLPQENPLSRQGIIFRKDWADKLGLSAPKTVDDIYNMLKKFKEADPVGGGRTIPLADRNDLIYGSFKTLSSYFGTPNNWGIVDGKLVPEFMTKGYMDTLKFVKKLRDEGLINQDFPVTSKTDQQNLMYTGKSGMYIGSIMDVQTMQTKTQANIKTAEYDVENKIAGPSGKPGVWAIPGYGSVILFPKSAVKTEKDLKQILAFCDKMFSPEIANLIYYGIEGTHYTLKDNKVLPITDAKLLEKDVQGYTGLTMARVTNITPQYFTVPVAEKADKLVGDAVNFIITDPTAPLDSKTFNEKGAQLQEIIKDASYKFMTGNLDENGFQAAVKKWQDQGGTKIIEEYNAAYKTANGK; encoded by the coding sequence ATGATCGTAAAAAATTGGCGGGGAGCGGCGCGAATCACTTTTCTTGCGGCAGCGGTATCGATAACCGGCTGCAGCCAGGGAGCCCCGGGTACGACGGGGAACGTTCCAACCGCGAAGGAGACACCGGCCGGACAGCCGGTAAAAATCAGCATCATGGCTGCCCTGCACACGCCCGAGGTGCCGTCCGACGCCATCCGCAAGGTGCTGGAGCAAAAAACGAACACGCAGCTTGACATTCAATTCGTGCCCAACGGCTCGTATGAAGAGAAGTTTCGCGCAGCTTTGGCAACGGGCGCGCTGCCGCAAGTTTCATTTGTGAACCAGGCCTCGTTCATTACGCTGCGCGACGCCGTAAAAAACCAGCAGTTTTGGGAAATCGGCCCCTACCTCAAAGATTATCCGAACCTGAGCAAGCTGAATCCGGACGTGCTTAAAAACATGTCGGTGGAAGGCAAACTCTACTCCCTCCCGCAAGAAAACCCGCTTTCCCGGCAGGGCATCATTTTTCGCAAAGATTGGGCCGACAAGCTCGGGTTATCCGCTCCGAAAACGGTCGACGACATTTATAACATGCTGAAAAAATTCAAGGAAGCCGATCCGGTCGGCGGCGGACGCACCATCCCTTTGGCCGACCGCAACGATTTGATCTACGGTTCCTTTAAAACGCTCAGCTCCTATTTCGGCACTCCGAACAACTGGGGCATCGTGGACGGAAAACTCGTTCCCGAATTTATGACCAAAGGGTACATGGATACGCTGAAATTCGTCAAAAAACTGCGGGACGAAGGGCTGATCAATCAAGACTTTCCCGTAACGAGCAAAACCGACCAGCAAAACCTGATGTACACCGGCAAATCGGGCATGTACATCGGGTCGATCATGGACGTGCAGACGATGCAGACGAAAACGCAGGCCAATATCAAGACGGCGGAATATGACGTGGAAAATAAAATTGCCGGCCCAAGCGGAAAGCCCGGCGTGTGGGCGATACCCGGGTACGGGTCGGTCATTTTGTTTCCGAAATCGGCGGTGAAAACGGAGAAAGACTTGAAGCAAATTCTCGCTTTCTGCGATAAAATGTTCAGTCCGGAGATTGCCAATCTGATCTATTACGGCATCGAAGGCACCCACTACACGCTGAAGGACAATAAAGTGCTGCCGATCACCGACGCCAAGCTGCTGGAAAAAGACGTGCAGGGCTACACCGGACTGACGATGGCCCGCGTGACCAACATAACGCCGCAATATTTTACGGTACCGGTAGCGGAGAAGGCAGACAAGCTGGTCGGAGACGCCGTGAATTTCATCATCACCGATCCGACCGCGCCGCTCGACTCGAAAACGTTCAACGAAAAAGGCGCGCAGCTTCAGGAAATCATCAAGGACGCCTCGTATAAATTTATGACAGGCAACCTCGACGAGAACGGCTTCCAGGCCGCCGTTAAAAAATGGCAGGATCAGGGCGGCACCAAGATCATCGAGGAATACAACGCCGCTTATAAGACGGCAAACGGCAAGTAA
- a CDS encoding MFS transporter: MSNHFHALTHRNYRYFWLGQCVSLIGTWMQNIGQSWLVLTLTGSPLLLGLVGTMQFLPITCFSLFAGTLIDKFPKKRILLITQTCSMLLAFALSALVFAGTVQYGYILVMAFLLGLINTFDMPTRQSFNIEIVGKDDLMNAIALNSMTFNMARIVGPSIGAAMMAYLGAGWCFLLNGLSFIAVIYGLLQIEPVPYVRKKKAGAGVLREIRDGIRYISGDPLLAQTILLVTVIGTFAYNFSVLIPVFTKTVLHMEEKTYGLLMSCLGVGSLLGALTMSFRSKKGPKLALSIASAFTVSIILVLNGLNSSLVLSGFLFAVNGLFNILFATNCNSTLQLHAKEEYRSRVMSIYALVFAGSTPIGNLFAGYAADRFGAGGAYVACGIMCLVPVTLIVLLYRRKRQAEGSAATAADDDTSGGAGEGEPSVPPNKANQ; the protein is encoded by the coding sequence GTGAGCAACCATTTTCACGCGCTGACCCATAGAAACTACCGTTACTTCTGGCTCGGGCAATGCGTTTCCCTGATCGGCACCTGGATGCAAAATATCGGCCAATCGTGGCTCGTCTTGACGCTGACGGGCTCTCCTCTGCTGCTCGGTCTCGTGGGGACGATGCAGTTTTTGCCGATTACGTGTTTTTCGCTGTTCGCAGGCACCTTGATCGACAAGTTTCCGAAAAAACGGATACTTTTGATCACCCAGACCTGCTCCATGCTGCTCGCGTTCGCGCTGTCGGCGCTAGTGTTCGCCGGCACGGTGCAGTACGGATATATATTGGTCATGGCCTTCCTGCTCGGTCTCATCAATACGTTCGATATGCCGACGCGGCAGTCGTTTAACATCGAAATCGTCGGCAAGGACGATCTGATGAACGCGATCGCCCTTAACTCGATGACGTTTAATATGGCCCGCATCGTCGGCCCCTCGATCGGAGCGGCGATGATGGCCTATCTCGGCGCCGGCTGGTGTTTTCTGCTGAACGGCCTGAGCTTTATTGCCGTCATCTACGGTCTGCTGCAGATCGAACCTGTCCCCTATGTGAGAAAAAAGAAAGCGGGCGCCGGCGTTCTGCGGGAAATCCGCGACGGCATCCGCTATATATCGGGCGATCCGCTGCTCGCTCAAACGATTTTGCTTGTGACGGTCATCGGCACGTTCGCCTACAATTTCAGCGTGCTTATTCCCGTTTTCACCAAAACGGTGCTTCATATGGAGGAAAAAACATACGGCCTCCTCATGTCATGTCTCGGCGTCGGCTCGCTGCTCGGGGCTTTGACCATGTCGTTTCGCAGCAAGAAAGGGCCGAAGCTCGCGCTCAGCATCGCAAGCGCCTTCACCGTCTCCATCATTCTGGTGCTTAACGGGCTGAACAGCTCCCTTGTATTGTCCGGCTTCCTGTTCGCGGTGAACGGGCTGTTCAACATCCTGTTCGCCACCAACTGCAACTCGACGCTGCAGCTGCATGCGAAGGAAGAATACCGCTCGCGCGTCATGAGCATTTACGCGCTGGTGTTCGCCGGCTCCACGCCGATCGGCAACTTGTTTGCCGGGTACGCAGCCGATCGCTTCGGGGCGGGCGGCGCCTACGTCGCCTGCGGCATCATGTGTCTCGTCCCGGTGACGCTGATCGTGCTTCTTTATCGCAGGAAGCGGCAGGCTGAGGGCAGCGCGGCCACCGCTGCAGACGATGATACGTCGGGCGGGGCGGGCGAGGGCGAGCCGTCGGTACCGCCAAACAAAGCGAACCAATAG
- a CDS encoding glycoside hydrolase family 55 protein: MGSDYISVKEFGAYGNKTNDDTAAIKAAILEAQKSGKKLFFPRGKYNFSEQLEFDSIIVEGSGWKSTVLYLTKNNNFRRIPPR; this comes from the coding sequence ATGGGATCCGATTATATATCGGTAAAGGAGTTTGGGGCTTACGGCAATAAAACAAACGATGATACTGCGGCAATAAAAGCCGCTATTTTAGAGGCTCAAAAATCAGGTAAAAAGTTGTTTTTCCCCCGGGGAAAATATAATTTTTCCGAGCAGCTGGAATTCGATAGCATAATCGTTGAGGGTTCCGGATGGAAATCAACAGTATTGTACTTAACGAAAAACAACAATTTCCGGCGAATACCCCCGCGATAA
- a CDS encoding MFS transporter: MALDQTRIKRKEMLLITAVALGTLLNPLNTTMISVALARLQEDFRLTFADVSWLISTYYLASAIGQPVMGKWSDLFGRKRVFMLGLLLVTLSSSLAPLSPSFGWLIGFRIIQALGSSALFPSGMGMIRSQITSNQAKALGVLSIFSSTSAAFGPSLGGLLLHYGDWPLIFLCNFPFIIASFLLAWKLFPSDAKATGRVSDMDWRGVVLFSAAIFMWLLFFLALADGFSFWKLAVSAGLSYWLYRYELGQTKPFIDVAFLRKNMNVTLIYAQFILTNVAFYSIMFGIPSYLQSVQMMDPQKTGLVMLSIAGFSVLVTPLVGRWIDRSGSKPSLLVGTASVVAGSLLLLIIQDQASVVTIFLVLCVLGIANGFNNLGMQTALYDFVTKEETGIASGLFMTSRFIGTILSSSLLAALFGKNITTGHLHSMAWTCAVLGVLMLALTVRMPGMKTSAFSVSNEKKRG, translated from the coding sequence ATGGCGCTCGACCAGACCAGGATCAAACGAAAAGAAATGCTGCTCATTACCGCCGTAGCTCTCGGCACTTTGCTTAACCCGCTCAATACGACGATGATTTCGGTCGCTTTGGCACGGCTGCAGGAGGATTTTCGGCTCACGTTTGCCGACGTATCGTGGCTCATCTCCACCTATTATTTGGCCAGCGCGATCGGGCAGCCGGTTATGGGCAAGTGGAGCGACCTGTTCGGCCGCAAGCGGGTGTTTATGCTCGGGCTGCTGCTCGTCACGTTGTCGTCGAGCCTCGCTCCGCTGTCTCCGAGCTTCGGCTGGCTGATCGGGTTTCGCATCATCCAGGCTTTGGGCAGCTCGGCTTTGTTTCCGTCCGGCATGGGGATGATCCGCAGCCAAATCACTTCCAATCAGGCGAAGGCGCTCGGCGTATTGTCGATATTTTCCAGCACCTCGGCGGCTTTCGGCCCGTCGCTTGGAGGATTGCTGCTGCACTACGGGGATTGGCCGCTCATTTTTCTGTGCAATTTTCCGTTTATTATCGCTTCCTTCCTGCTCGCGTGGAAGCTGTTCCCCAGCGACGCTAAGGCGACCGGACGCGTATCGGATATGGATTGGCGGGGAGTCGTGCTGTTTTCGGCGGCTATTTTCATGTGGCTGCTGTTTTTCCTGGCGCTCGCGGACGGCTTCAGCTTCTGGAAGCTGGCGGTCAGCGCAGGTTTGTCTTATTGGCTTTACCGGTACGAGCTCGGACAAACCAAACCGTTCATCGACGTCGCTTTTTTACGGAAAAATATGAACGTAACGCTGATCTACGCTCAGTTTATTTTAACGAATGTCGCGTTTTATTCGATCATGTTCGGCATTCCGTCTTATTTGCAGAGCGTGCAGATGATGGACCCGCAGAAGACGGGCCTGGTCATGCTGTCGATCGCCGGTTTCAGCGTGCTGGTTACGCCGCTGGTCGGCAGGTGGATCGACCGGAGCGGCTCCAAACCGTCCTTGCTTGTCGGGACCGCGTCCGTCGTTGCCGGAAGCTTGCTGCTGCTGATCATTCAGGATCAGGCAAGCGTGGTGACGATTTTCCTCGTGCTATGCGTGCTCGGGATCGCCAACGGTTTTAATAATTTGGGCATGCAGACGGCATTGTACGATTTCGTCACGAAAGAGGAGACCGGCATCGCCTCCGGGCTCTTTATGACTTCCCGGTTTATCGGGACGATTCTTTCTTCCAGCCTGCTTGCGGCGCTGTTCGGCAAAAACATCACAACCGGCCATCTGCACAGCATGGCGTGGACTTGCGCCGTACTCGGCGTGCTGATGCTGGCCCTTACCGTGCGCATGCCCGGGATGAAAACTTCCGCTTTTTCGGTATCAAATGAAAAGAAACGGGGTTAA
- a CDS encoding protein-glutamine gamma-glutamyltransferase: protein MIFISGVERDVDTTSWPQLAKAIYEQKRKSPVSYHYFSVNHLRFEMNLRNEIVTGAKMLNQSGARFASFKNAHCNEAYWKLTAEGGFSLKEGVSPAAGIRDIFHNGRLYGFECATAVVIVLYKGVLESIKEIEFNRLFAKLLIYDWHYNSNLRLIDEHGSNNAYPGDILYFKNPDVSPETPQWQGENVVKIGEDLYYGHGIGIVSSEAIINKLNTFRIPGSSRSAYLLETITYPDFLYLSQFSARGDRLEELDIQNFYMRKFQVVAKIGNKRFISN, encoded by the coding sequence ATGATCTTTATATCCGGCGTGGAAAGAGACGTTGATACTACCTCGTGGCCACAACTCGCAAAAGCGATATATGAACAAAAACGAAAAAGTCCGGTCTCGTACCACTACTTTTCCGTTAATCATTTACGGTTTGAGATGAATTTAAGAAACGAGATTGTGACTGGGGCCAAAATGCTGAACCAAAGCGGGGCCAGATTCGCATCTTTTAAGAATGCGCATTGCAACGAAGCGTATTGGAAATTAACGGCGGAAGGTGGGTTCTCGCTTAAAGAGGGGGTATCTCCGGCTGCAGGCATTAGGGACATATTTCATAATGGCAGATTATACGGCTTTGAGTGTGCAACGGCTGTAGTTATTGTACTGTATAAGGGAGTTTTGGAATCGATCAAAGAAATTGAATTTAACAGGCTTTTCGCAAAATTGCTGATTTACGATTGGCACTACAACAGTAACCTCCGCCTTATCGATGAACACGGCAGCAATAACGCCTACCCGGGTGACATTTTATATTTTAAAAATCCCGATGTCTCTCCCGAAACACCGCAATGGCAAGGGGAAAATGTCGTTAAAATCGGGGAAGATTTATATTATGGTCACGGTATAGGCATAGTATCTTCAGAAGCGATCATAAACAAGCTGAATACATTTCGAATTCCGGGAAGCAGCAGATCGGCTTATTTATTGGAAACGATCACTTACCCGGACTTTCTTTATTTATCTCAATTCTCGGCTCGCGGCGATCGATTGGAAGAGCTCGACATTCAGAACTTTTACATGAGAAAATTTCAAGTTGTGGCGAAAATCGGGAATAAAAGGTTCATATCAAATTAG
- a CDS encoding family 78 glycoside hydrolase catalytic domain, whose amino-acid sequence MNIHKLRCEYMENPIGLDVKTPRISWQLQAAERGVLQTAYQLQVLADEGGQNVIWDSGIVDSDQSVHVEPSGLSVQPRTRYYYRVQAWGTGGAATGWSDTAYWETGLMGADGWKAEWIGAPQGDGIAEEQSPYLRRAFEVRGSIAKARIYATALGLYELELNGQRVGESYFTPGWTSYNHRLQYQTYDVTPLVQEGGNAIGALLGKGWYSGALTWLNKRELYGDRPALLLQLHLTYADGREEVVVSDGGWKAAGSPILMSELYHGETYDARLERPGWSTGAYDDAGWLPVDIFPHAKTVIIAQENEPVRKAEHLKPAQLIKTPAGETVVDMGQNMVGWVRFTVRGKPGQEVMLEHAEVLDNDGNFYTENLRSAKQQIRYIIGSGEPETYEPTFTFQGFRYLRLTGFAEPVRLEDFTGVVLHSAMERTGHFTCSDPLVNQLQHNILWGQKGNFLDVPTDCPQRDERLGWTGDAQMFIRTATFLMNVAPFFTKWLRDLKADQREDGGVPFVIPNVLEFGEDDDKHSSAAWGDAAVICPWTLYVTYGDKRILEEQFESMKIWVEYIRSQGDNPYLWNTGFHFGDWLGLDSKPDSYIGATDRDLIATAFYAYSTSLVVKAAQVIGAKEDEAKYAELYENIVREFTREFVTPSGRLSVSTQTAQLLVLMFGLVDGAARERAQDKLMQLLEGSRFHLTTGFVGTPYLNLVLSDIGKHETACKLLFQTDYPSWLYQVTKGATTIWEHWDGIKEDGSFWSKDMNSFNHYAYGSIGDWLYRRVAGIDADEKRPGYKHIVLQPTPSPGMTWAEASLESMYGKIASSWKMEGDHMLEINVTVPANTTATLRLPGAGAASWTESEAPLAEAKGVMIVESGEQGAAVALGSGEYRFVRVIG is encoded by the coding sequence ATGAACATACACAAACTGCGCTGCGAATATATGGAAAACCCGATCGGTCTCGATGTGAAAACGCCGAGAATCAGCTGGCAGCTGCAAGCTGCGGAGAGGGGCGTCCTGCAAACGGCCTACCAGCTTCAGGTGCTTGCGGATGAAGGCGGTCAAAACGTCATATGGGATTCCGGCATCGTCGATTCCGACCAGTCCGTACATGTCGAGCCGAGCGGATTGAGCGTGCAGCCGAGAACACGTTATTACTACAGAGTCCAGGCGTGGGGAACCGGGGGAGCCGCCACCGGATGGTCCGATACGGCTTACTGGGAAACCGGGCTGATGGGAGCGGACGGGTGGAAAGCCGAGTGGATCGGCGCTCCGCAGGGGGACGGCATAGCGGAGGAGCAATCCCCTTATCTCCGGCGGGCGTTCGAAGTGCGGGGAAGTATCGCCAAGGCCCGCATTTATGCGACTGCACTCGGCCTTTATGAGCTGGAGCTGAACGGACAGCGGGTGGGGGAAAGCTATTTTACGCCCGGCTGGACCAGCTATAACCATAGGCTGCAGTACCAGACGTACGACGTCACTCCTCTGGTGCAGGAAGGCGGCAATGCGATCGGCGCGCTGCTTGGCAAAGGCTGGTACAGCGGCGCTTTGACATGGCTAAACAAGCGGGAGCTGTATGGCGACCGGCCGGCGCTGCTGCTGCAGCTGCACCTGACCTATGCGGACGGGCGGGAGGAGGTCGTCGTTTCAGACGGCGGCTGGAAGGCTGCAGGCAGCCCGATCCTTATGTCCGAACTGTACCACGGCGAAACGTACGATGCGCGGCTGGAGCGGCCGGGCTGGAGCACCGGGGCGTATGACGATGCGGGCTGGCTGCCGGTCGATATTTTTCCGCATGCGAAAACGGTCATTATCGCACAGGAAAACGAACCGGTGCGCAAGGCGGAGCATTTGAAGCCGGCTCAGCTCATCAAAACTCCGGCGGGAGAAACGGTTGTCGATATGGGCCAGAACATGGTCGGTTGGGTGAGGTTTACCGTTCGCGGCAAGCCGGGCCAGGAAGTGATGCTGGAGCACGCCGAGGTTTTGGATAATGACGGCAACTTCTATACGGAAAACCTGCGCAGCGCGAAGCAGCAAATCCGTTATATTATCGGATCCGGCGAGCCGGAGACGTATGAGCCCACGTTTACGTTCCAAGGGTTCCGCTACCTGAGGCTCACGGGTTTCGCGGAGCCGGTCCGGCTGGAGGACTTCACCGGGGTCGTGCTTCATTCGGCGATGGAACGGACCGGCCATTTCACCTGTTCCGACCCGCTTGTGAATCAGCTGCAGCACAATATTTTGTGGGGGCAAAAGGGCAACTTCCTCGACGTGCCGACAGATTGCCCGCAGCGGGACGAACGGCTCGGCTGGACCGGGGACGCGCAAATGTTCATCCGCACCGCGACGTTTCTGATGAATGTCGCCCCGTTTTTCACCAAATGGCTGCGGGACTTGAAGGCGGATCAGCGCGAGGACGGCGGAGTGCCGTTTGTCATCCCGAATGTGCTGGAGTTCGGAGAGGACGATGACAAGCATTCTTCGGCTGCCTGGGGCGACGCCGCCGTCATCTGCCCGTGGACGCTGTATGTGACTTACGGCGACAAGCGCATTTTGGAGGAGCAGTTCGAAAGCATGAAGATTTGGGTGGAATATATCCGCAGCCAAGGAGATAACCCGTATTTGTGGAACACCGGCTTTCATTTCGGCGACTGGCTCGGGCTCGATTCGAAGCCGGACAGCTACATCGGCGCAACGGACCGCGATTTGATCGCAACGGCGTTTTACGCGTATTCGACCTCTCTCGTTGTGAAGGCGGCTCAGGTGATCGGGGCCAAGGAGGATGAAGCGAAATACGCCGAACTGTATGAGAATATCGTTCGGGAATTCACCCGCGAATTCGTGACGCCGTCCGGACGTCTGTCGGTTTCCACGCAGACGGCGCAGCTGCTCGTGCTCATGTTCGGGCTGGTGGACGGAGCCGCCAGGGAGCGTGCACAAGATAAGCTGATGCAGCTGCTCGAAGGAAGCCGGTTCCACCTGACGACCGGTTTTGTCGGAACCCCTTATTTGAACCTTGTGCTCAGCGATATCGGCAAGCATGAAACGGCGTGTAAGCTGCTGTTCCAGACGGATTATCCTTCGTGGCTGTACCAGGTGACCAAGGGCGCTACGACGATCTGGGAGCATTGGGACGGCATCAAGGAGGACGGCAGCTTCTGGAGCAAGGATATGAACTCGTTTAACCATTACGCGTACGGCTCGATCGGAGATTGGCTGTACCGCCGGGTAGCCGGGATCGATGCCGACGAGAAGAGGCCGGGCTACAAGCACATCGTGCTGCAGCCGACGCCGAGTCCGGGCATGACATGGGCGGAAGCGTCGCTGGAGTCGATGTACGGCAAAATCGCGTCGTCATGGAAGATGGAAGGCGATCATATGCTCGAGATCAACGTGACGGTTCCGGCCAATACGACGGCGACTCTCCGGCTTCCCGGAGCCGGTGCGGCCAGCTGGACGGAAAGCGAAGCCCCTCTTGCGGAAGCGAAGGGCGTTATGATCGTAGAGTCGGGGGAGCAGGGTGCGGCCGTTGCCCTCGGTTCGGGCGAGTACCGCTTCGTGCGGGTTATTGGATAG
- a CDS encoding AraC family transcriptional regulator translates to MKRPPNTLTADRLLQPESYIFVNRAVEDFNLPLHSHDFIEFAYIAEGRGFHHIEDEVHPVYKGQLFVLPVGVSHVFRPASANSAKNPLVVYNCVFTPKAIDLISGIIADEAIAVHLNTLQTDSPGWYSVFDTEGTIEGLFIRMHREYTLPRAGSLTCLHSLLLQLVVDTYRLKTASASPLEQHADNLHFMQVLQYVEQHFSEDVTLAELAGMCRWSERHLQRLFKQHTGQTFRGYLQNVRIRKSCEALRTTREKISAIAENAGYKDIDSFTAVFKRIVGKSPGAYRRQPHGDTSSK, encoded by the coding sequence ATGAAGCGCCCACCGAATACGTTAACGGCCGACCGGCTTTTGCAGCCGGAATCCTATATATTTGTGAACCGCGCCGTGGAAGATTTCAATCTGCCGCTGCATTCCCACGATTTCATCGAATTTGCATACATTGCCGAAGGCAGAGGATTTCACCATATCGAGGACGAAGTGCACCCGGTTTATAAGGGGCAGCTTTTCGTTTTGCCGGTGGGGGTGTCGCACGTATTCCGGCCCGCTTCGGCCAATTCGGCGAAAAACCCGCTGGTCGTGTACAACTGCGTGTTTACTCCCAAAGCCATCGATCTCATATCCGGCATCATCGCCGATGAAGCGATCGCGGTTCATCTGAACACGCTCCAAACGGACAGCCCCGGCTGGTACTCCGTCTTCGACACGGAAGGTACGATCGAAGGCTTGTTCATCCGGATGCACCGGGAATATACCCTTCCGCGCGCCGGATCGCTGACCTGCCTCCATTCGCTGCTGCTGCAGCTCGTCGTCGATACGTACCGGTTGAAGACCGCTTCCGCATCCCCGCTGGAACAGCACGCGGACAACCTTCATTTCATGCAGGTGCTGCAGTATGTGGAGCAGCACTTCTCCGAAGATGTCACCTTGGCGGAGCTTGCCGGAATGTGCCGCTGGAGCGAGCGCCATCTGCAGCGCCTGTTCAAGCAGCATACCGGCCAAACGTTTCGCGGTTATTTGCAAAACGTGCGCATCCGCAAAAGCTGTGAAGCGCTGCGCACGACTCGCGAAAAAATCAGCGCGATCGCCGAAAATGCCGGCTACAAGGACATCGATTCGTTTACGGCGGTGTTCAAGCGCATCGTCGGAAAAAGCCCCGGCGCATACAGAAGGCAGCCGCACGGAGACACTTCCAGTAAATAA